One window of the Sander lucioperca isolate FBNREF2018 chromosome 5, SLUC_FBN_1.2, whole genome shotgun sequence genome contains the following:
- the LOC116055572 gene encoding olfactory receptor 11A1-like — protein sequence MINSSYVSYFTLAAYFDTGLFKYLYFLLILFLYVFIVCANLLLIVVICMNRSLHEPMYLFLCSLFVNELLGSTGLFPFLLVQILSDIHTVSAPFCFLQIFCLYTYGSVEFTNLAVISYDRYLAICYPLQYHVHMTSNKVVVLIAVTWSLPFFAVFVTTLLSASLQLCGNIITKVYCENYSIIKLACYDTRVNNVYELVAAYLIFCVPVTVIFYTYIKILKVCFSGSKQTRQKAVSTCTPHLASLINFFFGSFFEILQSRFDMSSVPNMLRILLSLYFLTCQPIFNPVMYGLNMSKIRITCQSLLSSSVLGGCFNFFYRSGTGTVSGSNIS from the coding sequence ATGATAAACTCTTCATATGTTTCATATTTCACACTTGCTGCTTACTTTGACACTGGgttgtttaaatatttatatttcttactcattttgtttttgtatgttttcatAGTTTGTGCTAATCTTTTACTGATTGTGGTTATCTGTATGAACAGGAGCTTACATGAACCTATGTACCTTTTTCTGTGCAGCCtgtttgtaaatgaactgttagGTAGCACAGGGTTGTTTCCATTCCTTCTGGTTCAGATCCTCTCTGACATTCACACTGTTTCTGCTCCcttctgtttcctgcagattttctgtttgtaCACTTATGGCAGTGTAGAGTTTACTAACTTAGCCGTCATTTCTTATGACAGATATCTTGCTATTTGTTATCCTCTACAATATCACGTACATATGACATCTAATAAGGTTGTTGTGCTTATTGCTGTAACATGGTCTCTtcctttttttgctgtttttgtcacAACATTATTGAGTGCCTCCTTACAGCTGTGTGGCAACATCATTACTAAAGTTTACTGTGAAAACTATTCCATCATAAAATTGGCTTGCTATGACACCAGAGTTAATAATGTGTATGAACTTGTGGCTGCTTATCTAATATTCTGTGTTCCTGTAACTGTAATTTTTTACACTTACATTAAGATccttaaagtgtgtttttctgGTTCTAAACAGACCAGACAGAAAGCTGTCAGTACCTGCACACCTCACCTCGCTTCTCTGATCAACTTTTTCTTTGGTTCTTTCTTTGAAATATTACAGAGCAGGTTTGATATGAGCAGTGTACCCAACATGTTACGAATATTGTTGTCATTGTATTTTCTGACGTGCCAACCGATCTTTAACCCTGTAATGTACGGCCTCAACATGTCCAAAATACGCATCACGTGTCAAAGTCTGCTTTCAAGTTCTGTGTTGGGAGGTTGCTTTAATTTCTTTTATCGTTCAGGAACTGGCACGGTATCGGGATCGAACATTTcttaa
- the LOC116055574 gene encoding olfactory receptor 11A1-like, protein MQYYNTHIVIQYFEPKRIIMINSSYVSYFTLAAYFDTGLFKYLYFLLIMSLYIFIVCTNLLLIVVICMNRSLHEPMYLFLCSLFVNELYGSTGLFPFLLVQILSDIHTVSAPFCFLQMFCLYTYGSVEFTNLAVMSYDRYIAICYPLQYQVHMTSNKVVVLIAVTWSLPFFAVFVTTLLSASLQLCGNIINIVYCDNYSIIKLACYDTRVNNVYELVAASLTVCVPLTVIFYTYIKILKVCFSGSKQTRQKAVSTCTPHLASLLNFSLGVSFEILQTRFDMSSVPNMLRILLSLYFLTCQPIFNPVMYGLNMSKIRIMCQSLLSSSVLGGCCNFFLFKTGFSKMWFRKSIM, encoded by the coding sequence ATGCAATATTATAATACTCATATTGTGATACAGTACTTTGAACCAAAAAGGATAATCATGATAAACTCTTCATATGTTTCATATTTCACACTTGCTGCTTACTTTGACACTGGgttgtttaaatatttatatttcttgCTCATTATGTCTTTATATATTTTCATAGTTTGTACTAATCTTTTGCTGATTGTGGTTATCTGTATGAACAGAAGCTTACATGAACCTATGTACCTTTTTCTGTGCAGCCtgtttgtaaatgaactgtatggTAGTACAGGGTTGTTTCCATTCCTTCTGGTTCAGATCCTCTCTGACATTCACACTGTTTCTGCTCCattctgtttcctgcagatgttctGTTTGTATACTTATGGCAGTGTAGAGTTTACTAACTTAGCCGTCATGTCTTATGACAGATATATTGCTATTTGTTATCCTCTACAATATCAAGTACATATGACATCTAATAAGGTTGTTGTGCTTATTGCTGTAACATGGTCTCTtcctttttttgctgtttttgtcacAACATTATTGAGTGCCTCCTTACAGCTGTGTGGGAACATCATTAATATAGTTTACTGTGACAATTATTCCATCATAAAATTGGCTTGCTATGACACCAGAGTAAATAATGTCTATGAACTCGTTGCTGCTTCTCTAACAGTCTGTGTTCCTTTAACTGTAATCTTTTACACTTACATTAAGATccttaaagtgtgtttttctgGTTCTAAACAGACCAGACAGAAAGCTGTCAGTACCTGCACACCTCACCTCGCTTCTCTGCTCAACTTTTCTTTAGGGGTTTCCTTTGAAATATTACAGACCAGGTTTGATATGAGCAGTGTACCCAACATGTTACGAATATTGTTGTCATTGTATTTTCTGACATGCCAACCGATCTTTAACCCTGTAATGTACGGCCTCAACATGTCCAAAATACGCATCATGTGTCAAAGTCTGCTTTCAAGTTCTGTGTTGGGAGGTtgctgtaatttctttttgttcaaaACTGGATTTTCTAAAATGTGGTTTAGAAAAAGTATCATGTGA
- the LOC116055573 gene encoding olfactory receptor 11A1-like, with the protein MINSSYVSYFTLAAYFDTGLFKYLYFLLIMSFYIIIVCANLLLIVVICMNRSLHEPMYLFLCSLFVNELYGSTGLFPFLLVQILSDIHTVSAPFCFLQIFCLYTYGSVEFTNLAVISYDRYIAICYPLQYHVHMTSKKVIVLIAVTWSLPFVVVFVTTLLSSSLQLCGNIIDIVYCDNYSIIKLACYDTRVNNAYDLIAASLIVCVPVTVIFYTYIKILKVCFSGSKQTRQKAVSTCTPQLASLLNFSFGVSFEILQSRFDMSSVPNMLRILLSLYFPICQPIFNPVMYGLNMSKIRIICQSLLSSSVLGGCCPS; encoded by the exons ATGATAAACTCTTCATATGTTTCATATTTCACACTTGCTGCTTACTTTGACACTGGgttgtttaaatatttatatttcttgctcattatgtctttttatattatCATAGTTTGTGCTAATCTTTTGCTGATTGTGGTTATCTGTATGAACAGGAGCTTACATGAACCTATGTACCTTTTTCTGTGCAGCCtgtttgtaaatgaactgtatggTAGTACAGGGTTGTTTCCATTCCTTCTGGTTCAGATCCTCTCTGACATTCACACTGTTTCTGCTCCattctgtttcctgcagattttctgtttgtaTACTTATGGCAGTGTAGAGTTTACTAACTTAGCCGTCATTTCTTATGACAGATATATTGCTATCTGTTATCCTCTACAATATCACGTACATATGACATCTAAGAAGGTCATTGTGCTTATTGCTGTAACATGGTCTCttccttttgttgttgtttttgtcacgaCATTATTGAGTTCCTCCTTACAGCTGTGTGGGAACATAATTGATATAGTTTACTGTGACAATTATTCCATCATAAAATTGGCTTGCTATGACACCAGAGTAAATAATGCCTATGATCTCATTGCTGCTTCTCTAATAGTCTGTGTTCCTGTAACTGTAATTTTTTACACTTACATTAAGATccttaaagtgtgtttttctgGTTCTAAACAGACCAGACAGAAAGCTGTCAGTACCTGCACACCTCAACTTGCTTCCCTGCTCAACTTTTCTTTCGGGGTTTCCTTTGAAATATTACAGAGCAGGTTTGATATGAGCAGTGTACCCAACATGTTACGAATATTGTTGTCATTGTATTTTCCAATATGCCAACCGATCTTTAACCCTGTTATGTATGGCCTCAACATGTCCAAAATACGCATCATCTGTCAAAGTCTGCTTTCAAGTTCTGTGTTGGGAGGTTGCT GCCCATCTTGA